AGGTTTAAAAGACGAAAAAGTGGGAATCTACACGCAAGGTGGAAAATGGTTCGATCTTTGTAAAGGTCCTCACGTACAAAGCATCGGTTCTATCAAAGCCGTAAAAGTCACTCATCTTGCTGGTGCTTACTGGCGTGGTGATGAAAAAAATAAAATGCTTCAAAGAGTTTATGCGACTGCATTTTTCTCTGAAAAAGATCTTCAAGAGCATCTTGCAAGAATCGAAGAAGCAAAAAAACGCGATCACAGAAAGCTCGGAAAAGAAATGGGCTTATTTGTATTTGATCAAGTTGCGGTGGGAAGTCCTTTCTTCACACCGAAGGGCACGATCATTTATAATGAATTGATTCAATTTGTTCGTGAAAAATATAAAAAATATGGTTACCAAGAAGTGATCACTCCGCAAATCTATGACGTGGATTTGTATCATACATCAGGTCACTACGATAACTACCGTGAGAATATGTACTTTACAGATATCGACGAGAGAAGCTGTTCGGTGAAACCAATGAACTGTCCAGGGCATTGCGTATTGTTCTCGCACGATCATCATTCCTATAGAGATCTACCTTTACGTATCGCAGACTTCGGAAGACTTCATAGATATGAAAAAAGCGGAGCTCTTCACGGTGTAACTAGAGTAAGATCATTCTCACAAGATGATGCTCACGTTTTCTGTACTGTAGATCAAGTTCAATCTGAAATTGAAAAATTCATGACAATGTTAAATGAGATTTATCAAACTCTAGGTATGTCCGAATACAAGGTTTACTTCTCAACTCGTCCAGAAAAACGTACGGGTAGTGAAGAACTTTGGGATAAAGCTGAAAATGCTTTAGAACAGGCTCTTAAAAATTTAAAACTAGATTATATTTTAAATCCTGGTGACGGTGCCTTCTATGGACCGAAACTAGATATTTCTTTTGTGGATGCACTAAAGCGTCCATGGCAATTGGGAACTCTTCAGTACGATCCAAACATGCCAGAAAGATTTAAATTAACTTACGTTGGTTCAGACAACACAAGTCATACACCTGTGATGTTACATAGAGCGATTTTAGGATCGTTAGAAAGATTCATAGGTGTTTATACAGAACATTGCGCAGGCCATTTCCCACTTTGGATGAATCCAAACCAAGTGAGTATATTAAATTTAAACGAAGTGCACATTCCATTCTGTGAAGAATTGAAAGAAAGACTTCAAAAAGAAAATATCCGCGTAAACTTCGATGCAAGAAACGAAAAATTAGGTTTCAAGATCAGAGAAGCGCAATTGATGAAGGTTCCGTACATGATCGTTGTCGGAGATAAAGAAGTAGAAACAAAAAAATTAGCTGTTCGTTATAGAACGGGCGAAAATTTTAATGATTTAACAATAGAGAATTTTGTGGAAGGCCTAAAGACTGAAATTAAAAATAGAAGTCTTACTTCTTATCTTAAACCAACCCTACCAGGAGATGCATGAACAACAATAACAATAGCTACAGACCACCAATTGCTCGTCCACCAAGAAAAGAAGGAAATTTCGGTCCCAAGAGAGACGCAAAAAAAGACGGGTTCAAAATGAACTTTGAAATCAACGCTGCTCAAGTGAGAGTGATTGATGATGAAGGTGGAATGCTTGGAGTGATGACTCCTAAGGAAGCCGTAGCAATGGCTCAAGCAAGAGGTTTAGATCTCATTGAAGTTGCACCCAACGCAACTCCTCCAACT
This DNA window, taken from Bdellovibrionota bacterium, encodes the following:
- the thrS gene encoding threonine--tRNA ligase, encoding MSQISIILPDNSVKNFDHEPTVLEVANAIGPRLAKETLGGIVNNGKDIEDLRYVLKNNDKLKIITSKDPQGLEVIRHTAAHVMAQAVQELWPDVKVTIGPVIDDGFYYDFDSPFTFSPEDLEKIEKKTKEIIKQDLPITRDYWPKQKAIETFTKMGENFKVELIQGLKDEKVGIYTQGGKWFDLCKGPHVQSIGSIKAVKVTHLAGAYWRGDEKNKMLQRVYATAFFSEKDLQEHLARIEEAKKRDHRKLGKEMGLFVFDQVAVGSPFFTPKGTIIYNELIQFVREKYKKYGYQEVITPQIYDVDLYHTSGHYDNYRENMYFTDIDERSCSVKPMNCPGHCVLFSHDHHSYRDLPLRIADFGRLHRYEKSGALHGVTRVRSFSQDDAHVFCTVDQVQSEIEKFMTMLNEIYQTLGMSEYKVYFSTRPEKRTGSEELWDKAENALEQALKNLKLDYILNPGDGAFYGPKLDISFVDALKRPWQLGTLQYDPNMPERFKLTYVGSDNTSHTPVMLHRAILGSLERFIGVYTEHCAGHFPLWMNPNQVSILNLNEVHIPFCEELKERLQKENIRVNFDARNEKLGFKIREAQLMKVPYMIVVGDKEVETKKLAVRYRTGENFNDLTIENFVEGLKTEIKNRSLTSYLKPTLPGDA